The Podospora pseudocomata strain CBS 415.72m chromosome 1 map unlocalized CBS415.72m_1, whole genome shotgun sequence genome has a segment encoding these proteins:
- a CDS encoding uncharacterized protein (EggNog:ENOG503NVEW) has protein sequence MSSLSTVTMRSSRLMLRRWGVQTAQRNFFQAAVARHNLRARPDVPFLSVPSSSTSTRVTRVRHMTTERRAQLRYEILTGIKYVGYIWIAGFAIFGISFAYFCERNERDYPTTEEWSFMTRFRMRMANIALYDPKHGNAVDWIQVGHWIDTVIKRLHDPEFEGAGLKDAPDGPKGTKDITAKSEEWRRAYFDAMMFWAKAAEHMEGWVWDTANGGTFPPGTMIGPSNPYPKPVPPGFRKAPREEDCILRHENPNEIYLKILNTVGFTDRQKIDAGLAYGSWLEYKGIAGPASIIYEDALHLALKQIENTTPAPLDPKTMTLNEEAGLPSENLLNTLTAYADFRARQGDINFALPVYISLLKARRSLPLPSDLDLTSQLRKAKPSSQNRGFWSGVYNACAKIFTPPPYPEGPGDGIAPPIRNAAERCQEAALSLHIGEIMYATNPDAREEGLSWTREAVDVAEEQLHKINPNLREMKPVRRVCRDCLVTGLENWGKMVTRLQREEQARREELERQQQRIATTKENNRGWFGGLWGERQAQREQEVTDRWSAEEKVIEERQRRVKDFVEDLRQPDRGWLSFLKA, from the coding sequence ATGTCTTCGCTTTCCACAGTCACGATGCGGTCCTCCCGCCTCATGCTGCGCCGGTGGGGGGTCCAGACGGCCCAGCGCAACTTCTTCCAGGCCGCCGTAGCTCGTCACAACCTCCGCGCCCGACCAGACGTCCCTTTTCTTTCCGTGCCCTCGAGCTCGACGTCGACACGGGTGACGAGAGTACGACACATGACGACGGAGCGGAGGGCTCAGCTCAGATATGAAATCCTGACGGGAATCAAATACGTCGGCTACATCTGGATCGCCGGCTTCGCAATCTTTGGTATCTCCTTCGCCTACTTTTGCGAGCGCAACGAAAGGGACTATCCCACAACAGAAGAATGGAGTTTCATGACCCGCTTCCGAATGCGTATGGCCAACATCGCCCTCTACGACCCTAAGCACGGCAATGCGGTGGATTGGATCCAAGTAGGACACTGGATCGACACGGTAATCAAGCGGTTACACGACCCAGAGTTCGAGGGAGCCGGCCTAAAGGACGCACCAGACGGTCCCAAGGGAACAAAGGACATCACGGCCAAATCTGAAGAATGGAGAAGAGCCTACTTCGACGCAATGATGTTCTGGGCCAAAGCCGCCGAGCACATGGAAGGTTGGGTCTGGGACACAGCAAACGGGGGAACCTTCCCCCCGGGGACGATGATCGGTCCCTCCAACCCCTATCCAAAACCCGTCCCCCCTGGTTTCCGTAAAGCCCccagagaagaagattgCATCCTCCGTCACGAGAACCCAAACGAAATCTACCTGAAAATCCTAAACACAGTCGGCTTCACCGACCGCCAGAAGATTGACGCTGGCCTTGCTTATGGCTCCTGGCTAGAGTATAAAGGCATCGCCGGACCAGCAAGCATCATCTACGAAGACGCCctccacctcgccctcaaGCAAATCGAgaacaccacccccgcccccctcgaCCCAAAAACAATGACCCTCAACGAGGAAGCCGGGTTGCCGTCTGaaaacctcctcaacaccctcactGCCTATGCCGATTTCCGCGCTCGTCAAGGCGACATCAACTTTGCCCTTCCCGTAtacatctccctcctcaaagcCCGTCGctcgctccccctcccctcagaTTTGGACTTGACCTCCCAGCTACGTAAAGCAAAACCCTCTTCTCAAAACAGGGGGTTTTGGTCGGGTGTCTACAACGCCTGTGCCAAAATCTTCACCCCCCCACCGTACCCAGAAGGACCGGGGGATGGGATCGCCCCCCCTATCCGCAACGCAGCCGAGAGGTGTCAGGAAGCTGCGTTGAGCCTGCACATTGGAGAGATCATGTATGCCACCAACCCTGACGCGAGAGAGGAAGGACTATCCTGGACGAGAGAGGCGGTTGATGTCGCGGAGGAGCAGCTTCACAAAATCAACCCGAACTTGAGGGAGATGAAGCctgtgaggagggtgtgcAGGGACTGTCTTGTGACGGGGCTGGAGAACTGGGGGAAGATGGTGACTAGGttgcagagggaggagcaggcgaggagggaggagctggagcggcagcaacagcggaTAGCGACGACCAAGGAGAATAAcagggggtggtttggtgggCTGTGGGGAGAGCGGCAGGCGCAGCGGGAGCAGGAGGTGACGGATCGGTGgtcggccgaggagaaggttattgaggagaggcagaggagggtgaaggacTTTGTGGAGGATTTGAGGCAGCCGGATcgggggtggttgtcgttTTTGAAGGCGTGA
- a CDS encoding uncharacterized protein (EggNog:ENOG503NYI0): MSTTTPFIPTWNPKPFPGISLSAGGLLALADLQTIAKRTAITGGASWADAFLLAPGLHYQQAAGDLFRKGGSGGASAITKIVDQSSPDREVTLQLNNAATAEYIQSIAKPGQEVVLDIGRVRETTRGKRYFLRRSNGRRNAVAWSEEEEGVDGGLGWVSHVLYLSTLSLTMGTIVVVVLFKDWWCLMSILGYMTSRLLNICIIKRRTSQQPRDPSPSHSPKQSKSGSRHRSRSRVSEYARRAATYLVSFGDDNKTAVRLRGKMFDPGAVTSDAWLRSKTNVEGYLEATAKLIVWVVAALSGNMTQVGSLMMMVLLILSAGLLAVSNSRAGGVRVNGRVVKLGKGDVEQGEKRGGLGSTTSVDSVGSGDGRRRGRGDECRPATAAVDSRAGEDGADSAERGEAGHGGQVRVKWKGTLERRPDQQV, from the exons atgtcaacaacaacccccttcaTTCCCACCTGGAACCCCAAACCCTTCCCAggcatctccctctccgccggTGGCCTCTTGGCGCTCGCAGACCTCCAAACGATAGCCAAAcgcaccgccatcaccggcGGCGCCTCCTGGGCGgacgccttcctcctcgcccccgGCCTTCACTACCAGCAGGCAGCCGGGGATTTATTCCGCAAAggcggtagtggtggtgcttcGGCCATAACCAAAATAGTAGATCAATCCTCCCCTGACAGAGAGGTGACCCTCCAGCTCAACAACGCCGCCACGGCAGAATACATCCAGTCGATCGCCAAGCCAGGACAAGAAGTGGTGCTTGATATTGGACGGGTCAGGGAGACAACAAGGGGGAAAAGATATTTCTTGCGACGGAGCAACGGCAGGAGGAATGCGGTTGCCTggtcggaggaggaagagggggtggatggagggCTGGGGTGGGTTTCGCACGTGTTATATCTCTCGACGCTGTCTTTGACAATGGGGACGATAGTAGTAGTTGTTCTCTTCAAAGATT GGTGGTGCCTCATGTCTATACTGGGCTACATGACCTCCCGCCTGCTAAACATCTGCATTATCAAACGGCGGACCTCCCAGCAACCTAGAgatccctccccttcccattccccTAAGCAATCCAAAAGTGGCTCCCGCCATCGTAGTCGCAGCCGGGTGTCCGAGTATGCACGCCGCGCAGCGACAtatcttgtttcttttggtGATGATAATAAGACTGCTGTGAGGCTGAGGGGGAAGATGTTTGATCCTGGGGCGGTCACGTCTGATGCTTGGTTGAGGAGTAAGACCAACGTCGAGGGGTACTTGGAAGCGACGGCGAAATTGATAGTATGGGTGGTGGCAGCCTTGTCAGGGAATATGACACAGGTGGGGagtctgatgatgatggtgttgttgatattgTCAGCGGGCTTGCTGGCGGTGAGTAATagtcgagctggaggggtGAGGGTTAATGGGCGGGTTGTGAAactgggaaagggggatgTGGAACAGGGGGAGAAAAGAGGGGGCTTAGGGTCGACGACAAGTGTTGACAGTGTGGGGAGCGGagatggaagaaggaggggacggggggaTGAGTGCAGGCCTGCTACTGCCGCTGTGGATTCGAGGGCGGGAGAGGACGGGGCGGATTCGGCGGAGAGAGGTGAGGCCGGGCATGGTGGTCAGGTGCGTGTTAAGTGGAAGGGAACTTTGGAGCGGAGGCCGGATCAGCAGGTGTAA
- the IPI3 gene encoding Pre-rRNA-processing protein ipi3 (EggNog:ENOG503NZGX; COG:S) produces MLSEEFVSAICGPPLSSNTAISKDIGIYTHTLSPAYSIKSTFKKSSVPVNCLAVSETHVFAAQEGKAYVHVYSRLRGNQEAFVAFPERIRCVTLSGDVLIMGTAEGRLMLWETCTGRLVSTPARHVQAVSCVVATPTHILTGSDDSDIHVWSMSQLLELDSAAEPEPERSLSNHRAGITALSTNSSVSASTNFCVSASKDKSCIIWNYQTGDALRTLIFPKFPLCVSLDPSSRAVCASCEDGTLFVTELFGEKPLLGPSSEEASTVVQIESPFGATPPELGPASCLSMSYDGTVILTGHPRGQIMRWDISEKNKTPVELANVNAAVTNVVFVSPFPTGKPTKTVHIVKPSQAERTYTLAAQLDPLATPESRFDSLLNATGFPKEALESAIAAFEQPDVEFVEKEEEELQKHNQEFWEIMKDERIVQKDAFRIGPV; encoded by the exons ATGCTGTCGGAAGAATTTGTGTCGGCCATCTGCGGCCCTCCGCTCTCATCCAACACTGCCATCTCCAAAGATATCGGCATCTACACTCATACTCTGAGCCCAGCTTATTCCATCAAGTCGACCTTCAAAAAGAGCTCAGTTCCAGTGAACTGTCTTGCTGTGAGCGAGACGCATGTGTTCGCTGCGCAGGAGGGCAAAGCTTACGTGCACGTCTACTCGAGGTTACGTGGAAACCAGGAGGCATTTGTTGCCTTTCCAGAAAGGATACGATGTGTAACCTTGTCCGGCGATGTTCTCATCATGGGCACAGCTGAAGGGCGTCTCATGTTATGGGAG ACATGCACTGGCCGACTAGTGTCGACTCCTGCGCGCCACGTTCAGGCAGTTTCCTGCGTGGTTGCCACGCCCACGCACATTCTCACAGGCTCTGATGACTCCGATATCCATGTGTGGTCCATGTCCCAGCTTCTGGAGCTGGACTCAGCCGCCGAACCGGAACCGGAGAGGAGCCTTTCCAACCACAGGGCAGGCATCACAGCCCTGTCCACAAACTCAAGTGTTAGTGCCAGCACAAACTTCTGCGTGTCAGCCAGCAAGGACAAGTCTTGCATCATTTGGAATTACCAAACAGGCGACGCCCTGCGGACCCTCATCTTTCCCAAGTTTCCTCTGTGCGTCTCCTTAGACCCCTCATCGCGGGCTGTTTGCGCGTCCTGCGAGGACGGCACACTTTTCGTCACAGAACTGTTCGGGGAGAAGCCTCTGCTCGGGCCGTCATCAGAAGAGGCATCGACCGTGGTACAAATCGAGTCACCTTTTGGGGCAACTCCACCAGAGCTCGGGCCGGCCTCTTGCTTGAGTATGAGTTATGACGGGACAGTCATTCTTACGGGCCATCCAAGAGGTCAGATCATGAGGTGGGACATCTCGGAAAAGAACAAGACGCCGGTAGAGTTGGCCAATGTCAACGCGGCTGTCACAAATGTTGTATTTGTTTCGCCATTCCCAACGGGCAAACCCACCAAGACAGTACATATCGTCAAGCCTTCGCAAGCAGAGCGGACATACACCCTTGCGGCCCAGCTTGACCCGTTAGCAACCCCCGAGTCCAGATTTGACTCGCTCTTGAACGCTACCGGGTTTCCGAAAGAAGCCCTGGAAAGCGCGATTGCCGCGTTCGAACAGCCAGACGTGGAATTCGtagagaaagaggaggaggagcttcagAAGCACAATCAAGAGTTCTGGGAGATCATGAAGGACGAAAGGATAGTACAAAAGGACGCTTTCAGGATAGGGCCCGTTTAG
- a CDS encoding uncharacterized protein (EggNog:ENOG503P3Z9) — translation MSDPELAVTLVPASRSFIAHEHAPYQASVTKGRARSRARSRSTHTSTHTRSSSLGSSAQGPPPWRSVSSMKILFPLTLSPTLQTQTPTDPMDSSTTSNAESICSSASTNEMDLIHNEPLADCNFPEMLVRDLETSEVVFRTKSMTAGCPSAAFATSSEDEHGDEEHAGGRSESTDSLSMASSGMDPPPSIRVRGHSVTTAATSVSGRRSSSFSQKAHSQSSPSTPPSSPAMAQNHHGTWFDADGEGDATISSRIQGPSQDVQSLTGGHSSDINSFSYNDGMKRHTEAIAYHLRPNSPNSYERPCTPSNQISQLVRERPRLVNIPPTAIPKRKSSLNRGHVRTMSGSSVAPSNHEILRRTSVGQLAPSASMQVLGPRNGERYGESSRPPSRGRDGNGHVHARRSNGAFFPDNLSENVFLDDDEEIRATGVYDQPVQTKPHTHSLNGRTSGGPATDIQEIQRITHSKTSYTTLGIPLPPDVLEVLRVSVSCFPETMLTTSSLTVDNIRTYSRKLRHGGMPDCDFMSDDQSLFSSGGNSLKPRPSRKWNLNWFGQSHKLTKHQQHGRQQTQLLSGGSEDVDALGQVRSPRKTTEASWRPIRAIFPFGSDYLCDALYAHVLAYNYISTLCPPPPVSPLRQQAPGSAGHRPSGSSSDDPNSKTRVPKKAASVLGMQDDNAHNNRPTTPSSGPHHRRSRSHRFLSRDSHGRGSLKSRGSTASGLEGNDNSNSNGKNAVASGMRELHAGLAKCIALLVSTLKKTEAGDLQGVESGGDANTLLIREREVHDESGEVDVLLLRALCEVVRISEA, via the exons ATGTCGGACCCCGAATTGGCGGTTACACTGGTTCCTGCCTCCCGCAGCTTCATAGCGCACGAGCACGCTCCGTACCAGGCAAGCGTTACCAAGGGCAGGGCACGAAGCAGGGCAAGAAGCAGGAGCACGCACACGAGCACGCACACGAGGAGCTCCAGTCTCGGATCGTCTGCACAGGGGCCTCCCCCATGGCGATCAGTCTCGAGCATGAAAATACTTTTCCCCTTGACTCTCTCCCCAACTTTGCAGACGCAGACACCCACCGATCCCATGGATTCGTCCACCACGTCCAATGCAGAGTCGATCTGTTCTTCAGCCAGTACCAACGAGATGGACCTCATCCATAATGAACCCCTGGCCGACTGCAACTTCCCCGAGATGCTCGTTCGTGACCTCGAGACCTCTGAAGTTGTGTTTAGGACAAAGTCCATGACTGCTGGCTGCCCGTCTGCCGCTTTTGCAACATCCAGCGAAGATGAACACGGCGATGAGGAGCACGCAGGGGGCAGAAGCGAGTCTACCGACTCCTTGAGCATGGCATCCAG CGGCATGGACCCGCCGCCCTCCATTCGGGTGCGAGGGCATTCAGTCACCACAGCAGCTACCTCAGTATCCGGTCGACGCTCTTCGTCATTCTCACAGAAAGCCCACTCGCAATCTTCCCCCTCTACgccaccttcctcaccagcTATGGCCCAGAACCATCATGGAACTTGGTTCGATgcggacggggagggtgacgCCACCATCAGCTCGAGAATCCAGGGGCCGTCCCAAGATGTCCAGAGTCTTACTGGCGGACACAGTAGCGATATCAACTCGTTTTCCTACAACGACGGGATGAAAAGACATACCGAAGCTATTGCCTATCACCTTCGTCCGAACAGCCCCAACTCCTACGAGCGACCTTGCACGCCCAGCAATCAAATCAGTCAGTTGGTTCGAGAGAGGCCACGGTTAGTCAACATTCCGCCTACTGCCATCCCCAAACGAAAGTCGTCACTTAATAGGGGCCACGTTCGCACAATGTCGGGTAGTTCGGTGGCGCCGAGCAATCATGAAATTCTGCGGAGGACGTCGGTGGGGCAGTTGGCACCTTCTGCTAGCATGCAAGTGCTTGGGCCTCGAAATGGTGAGAGATATGGGGAGAGTTCACGTCCGCCTTCAAGGGGTCGAGATGGCAATGGCCACGTGCACGCTCGCCGGTCAAACGGCGCTTTCTTTCCTGACAATCTCAGCGAAAATGTCTTTttggatgacgacgaggaaatACGCGCGACAGGTGTCTATGATCAGCCAGTTCAGACCAAGCCACACACGCATTCTCTCAACGGAAGGACCTCTGGTGGCCCAGCTACCGATATCCAGGAGATCCAACGCATAACGCATTCGAAGACGTCATACACAACACTCGGCATTCCTCTGCCGCCCGACGTACTCGAGGTCCTGCGGGTTTCGGTCTCTTGTTTCCCAGAAACGATGCTCACTACCTCCAGTCTGACAGTCGACAATATCCGGACATATTCGAGAAAACTTCGTCACGGAGGAATGCCAGATTGCGACTTCATGAGCGACGATCAGTCATTGTTTTCCTCCGGGGGCAACAGCCTGAAGCCGCGGCCATCAAGGAAGTGGAACCTGAATTGGTTCGGACAAAGTCATAAGCTTAcgaaacatcaacaacacggACGCCAGCAAACCCAGTTGCTATCTGGAGGCTCGGAGGATGTCGATGCTCTTGGACAAGTTCGGTCTCCCAGGAAGACTACAGAGGCTTCATGGAGGCCCATCAGGGCTATTTTCCCTTTCGGATCTGACTACCTCTGTGATGCTCTCTACGCACACGTACTGGCCTACAACTACATTAGCACGTTATGCCCCCCACCTCCAGTGTCACCACTACGCCAACAAGCGCCAGGATCAGCGGGCCATCGTCCTTCTGGCTCATCTTCTGACGACCCAAATAGCAAAACCAGAGTGCCCAAGAAGGCAGCCAGTGTCCTCGGCATGCAGGATGATAACGCCCATAACAAcagaccaacaacacctaGCAGCGGTCCGCATCACCGACGCAGCAGATCGCACAGATTTCTGAGCCGGGATAGTCATGGAAGAGGCTCGCTCAAATCAAGAGGCAGCACTGCTTCTGGGTTGGAGGGcaacgacaacagcaacagcaatggCAAGAATGCCGTGGCCTCCGGAATGCGAGAATTACACGCTGGTCTGGCCAAATGTATTGCGTTGCTTGTTTCGACACTGAAGAAGACCGAGGCGGGTGACTTGCAAGGAGTTGAGAGTGGCGGAGATGCCAACACGCTTCTTAtcagggagagggaggtgcaTGATGAGTCGGGCGAGGTGGATGTACTCTTACTGCGAGCGCTCTGTGAGGTGGTGAGAATCTCCGAGGCATAA
- a CDS encoding uncharacterized protein (EggNog:ENOG503P4QF): METAGEQNIPASARPRVTNACEACRSAKVKCMASNQLGICKRCLDSKRECIYKTGPRTRRPKQSKRSQSSTDPNTSTTAPPPLPPPPGPSKTFTIDIPMPADDDVTDSFEVLRLAHESTLNNLVPHLSSGEEDQENEPIYDYDYDKNANMDWLNTEQTSNCGSVISSHASSLPIGASALSTPPSSTTTAATTGARSKQKSRMVASLGLQPQFNVDSAGKLLQTFTGVMLNHFHCLVIDPERDTVASLAKERPFVLLAVLAAASGSRTLQGHSLYDEEFRKILGLKFVAGGERSLELLQGLVVYIAWYPFHLRPKNKQAYQYIRMAVDIVFDLELNEDPGTDRVDVPPTKARLEEIRTYAACYYLASSFAATWGRTPTLAYNTYTAHCCEMLSRHSPLKGDQVLVWQVRLQRLVEETNDLRRTQRGGAHSQQSEYQINLMIRGMETQLKEWEACMSRELKNTPSLRILLLFTPLFLSGAPLLKLPSTKLTPLLDPSQTTFRADASKLSSLIPTLREFYSYFLSLPAQEINAFMGQEWGSFILVIILGFRMCFPMAICPEWDDKLARERIGMGEFLGKMCGDAAREEGGKGKGTSMDVLSASRIVLGVVKKKFDRRVQRVEREQREEQERQRGLIGRVVEGLGLGLGGGGGGQVAGGGGEGGGGHDGSIGGCPMMDGSMEGYYAYWDETFADTAGLGGGGFQGPNVGPMGGGGTTTTTGGIPQQQQTMPQVSGDLWGTMTMAWAQGGMTFDGMGQ, encoded by the exons ATGGAGACAGCCGGAGAGCAGAACATCCCCGCGAGTGCTCGGCCTCGGGTAACGAATGCTTGTGAGGCATGTCGGTCGGCCAAGGTTAAGTGCATGGCCAGTAATCAGTTGGGGATATGTAAGAG ATGCCTGGATTCCAAAAGAGAGTGCATCTACAAAACTGGACCTCGAACTCGACGGCCGAAACAGTCGAAAAG ATCCCAATCCTCCACCGACCCAAACACCTCCAcaaccgccccccctcccctcccaccaccacccggcccctccaaaaccttcACAATCGACATCCCCATGcccgccgacgacgacgtaACCGACAGCTTCGAGGTCCTCCGCCTGGCCCACGAGTCCACACTCAACAACTTGGTtccccacctctcctcaggcgaagaagaccaagaaaATGAACCCATCTACGACTACGACTACGACAAGAACGCCAACATGGACTGGCTCAACACCGAGCAGACCTCCAACTGCGGCTCGGTCATCTCCTCCCATGCCTCCTCCCTTCCGATAGGGGCTTCGGCATTGTCCACCCCGccaagcagcaccaccaccgctgctaCCACTGGCGCGAGATCCAAGCAGAAGAGCAGAATGGTGGCTAGCTTGGGGCTGCAGCCGCAGTTCAACGTTGATTCGGCGGGCAAGTTATTGCAGACGTTTACGGGGGTGATGTTGAATCACTTTCACTGTTTGGTTATTGATCCTGAGCGGGACACGGTGGCGAGTTTGGCGAAGGAGAGGCCGTTCGTTTTGCTTGCtgtgctggcggcggcgagcgGGAGTCGGACGCTGCAGGGGCACAGTTTGTATGACGAGGAGTTTAGGAAGATTTTGGGCTTGAAGTTTGTggctgggggggagaggagttTGGAGCTGTtgcaggggttggtggtttaCATTGCTTG GTATCCGTTTCATTTGCGGCCAAAGAACAAGCAGGCGTACCAGTATATACGTATGGCGGTGGACATTGTCTTTGATTTGGAACTCAACGAAGACCCGGGGACGGACCGGGTTGATGTCCCGCCCACcaaggcgaggttggaggagataAGGACGTATGCGGCTTGTTATTATCTCGCTTCGTC ATTCGCCGCCACGTGGGGCCGCACCCCAACTCTAGCCTACAACACCTACACCGCCCACTGCTGCGAAATGCTCTCCCGCCACAGCCCCCTCAAAGGCGACCAGGTTCTGGTCTGGCAGGTCAGACTTCAGcggctggtggaggaaaCCAACGATCTCCGCCGGACTCAGAGGGGTGGCGCGCATTCCCAACAAAGTGAATACCAAATCAACCTCATGATACGAGGAATGGAGACGCAACTCAAAGAGTGGGAGGCGTGCATGAGCCGCGAGCTTAAAAACACTC CATccctccgcatcctcctcctcttcacccccctcttcctctccggcgcccccctcctcaagctcccctccacaaaactaacccccctcctcgacccctcCCAAACAACCTTCCGCGCCGACGCTTCCAAGCTCTCCTCTCTGATCCCCACCCTCCGCGAGTTCTACTCCTACTTTTTGTCCCTCCCCGCCCAGGAAATAAACGCCTTCATGGGACAAGAATGGGGCtccttcatcctcgtcatcatcctcggcttcaGGATGTGTTTCCCCATGGCCATCTGTCCCGAGTGGGACGACAAGCTGGCGCGAGAGAGGATAGGGATGGGGGAGTTTTTGGGAAAGATGTGTGGTGATGCCGCcagggaagaggggggaaaggggaagggtaCGTCTATGGATGTTTTGAGTGCTAGCAGAATTgtgctgggggtggtgaagaagaagtttgATAGGCGGGTTCAAAGGGTGGAGcgggagcagagggaggagcaggagaggcagagggggttgattgggcgggttgtggaggggttggggttggggttggggggtggaggagggggacagGTAgcgggcggaggaggagaaggaggaggagggcatgaTGGTAGTATTGGGGGTTGTCCTATGATGGATGGGAGTATGGAGGGGTATTATGCTTATTGGGACGAGACGTTTGCTGATACTGCGGGgctgggaggcggtgggTTTCAGGGTCCGAATGTTGGACCtatgggagggggagggacgacgacgacgacggggggGATaccgcagcaacagcagacgATGCCGCAGGTGAGTGGTGATCTTTGGGGTACGATGACTATGGCTTGGGCGCAGGGGGGGATGACTTTTGATGGGATGGGGCAGTAG
- the WHI3 gene encoding cell cycle RNA binding protein whi3 (EggNog:ENOG503NZVS; COG:A), with protein sequence MPGDQNLVGASSNGPAPTPQSFASLTSNGNGVKSYLATTAASANYAMAASSFLPAQHRTPAIGSGLGTYPPALPKADSFDANGNGHATTPLGTPFSTTPPTLSAAVIRNLPNDTDEKLLRAMLVFSKDLASIEFLPDDKGFRAAHLKFKSPAGALEVKNNLDGKSNHSNDADIIVEIIGPTSPSSMGKRYPSDVTLPVGTPATVSGGPSTAPSSRQQSRFNSHFHTIEKTAVGNGAYAGDFRTADGRFDVFGPQSPIGTHPNERNGMLGKSMIDATNDDEDTAQLLGKTHLFAESGLQRRQTAPHIPITSRMANMSLNINTQSVQPIGQYGNHQGFATMSPSMMTSVGGFPLPQQYRTHMPPANPADQNPPCNTLYVGNLPVDTSEEELKQLFSKQRGYKRLCFRTKQNGPMCFVEFENITFATKALNELYGFQLHNSVKGGIRLSFSKNPLGVRTGQVPGQSGQGALNGPNGGHVGANGFTTASGPPPGLPAQPPPGLGLNRAGFSSSPGLSNPYSSPTYSSPSTDVYDQWNNNLVYGNGNSAHMMGANGNNGYMMGSSATYPSHMMGR encoded by the coding sequence ATGCCTGGGGATCAGAATTTGGTCGGTGCATCCTCCAACGGACCGGCTCCCACTCCTCAATCATTTGCTTCTTTGACAAGCAACGGCAACGGTGTCAAGTCCTATctcgcaacaacagccgCTTCTGCAAATTATGCAATGGCCGCCTCGAGCTTTCTCCCCGCGCAGCATCGGACTCCGGCGATAGGCAGCGGCTTGGGTACCTACCCGCCTGCCCTGCCAAAGGCCGACTCTTTTGACGCCAACGGCAATGGCCACGcgaccacccccctcggcacTCCGTTCTCTACCACCCCgcccaccctctccgccgccgtcatccGGAACCTCCCCAACGACACGGACGAGAAGTTGTTGCGCGCCATGCTCGTATTCTCCAAGGACCTCGCCAGCATCGAGTTCCTTCCCGACGACAAGGGCTTTCGCGCTGCTCACTTGAAGTTCAAAAGCCCCGCCGGCGCGCTCGAGGTCAAGAACAATCTTGACGGCAAGTCCAATCACTCCAACGACGCCGACATCATTGTCGAGATCATTGGCCCGACGAGCCCCTCGTCCATGGGCAAGCGATACCCGAGCGACGTGACCCTCCCCGTTGGCACACCCGCAACGGTCTCTGGCGGCCCCTCGACTGCGCCGTCGTCGCGCCAGCAGTCGCGATTCAACAGTCACTTCCACACTATTGAGAAGACAGCGGTGGGAAATGGCGCATACGCTGGTGACTTTCGAACGGCAGACGGCCGTTTTGACGTCTTTGGTCCTCAGTCGCCCATCGGAACGCACCCGAACGAGCGCAACGGCATGCTGGGCAAGTCGATGATTGACGCCACgaatgacgatgaggacacGGCGCAGCTTCTCGGGAAAACCCACCTGTTTGCCGAGAGCGGCCTGCAACGCCGACAGACTGCTCCGCACATCCCTATCACGTCGCGCATGGCAAATATGTCTCTGAACATCAACACGCAGTCTGTCCAACCGATCGGTCAGTATGGTAATCACCAGGGCTTCGCCACCATGTCGCCAAGCATGATGACCTCGGTCGGCGGATTTCCCCTACCCCAACAATACAGGACACACATGCCGCCCGCTAACCCAGCCGATCAAAACCCGCCCTGCAATACCCTCTACGTTGGCAATCTCCCGGTCGATACGTCCGAAGAGGAGCTCAAACAGCTGTTCTCGAAACAGCGGGGTTACAAACGGCTTTGTTTCCGCACCAAGCAGAACGGACCCATGTGCTTTGTAGAGTTTGAGAACATCACCTTTGCCACAAAGGCGCTCAATGAGCTGTACGGTTTCCAGCTCCACAACAGTGTCAAGGGAGGAATCCGTCTGAGCTTCTCCAAGAACCCGCTTGGTGTTCGCACAGGTCAAGTGCCCGGCCAAAGCGGTCAAGGAGCACTGAATGGGCCGAACGGGGGACACGTCGGAGCCAACGGCTTCACCACAGCCAGCGGGCCGCCCCCAGGTCTCCCGGcacagcctcctccaggTTTGGGCCTGAACAGAGCCGGGTTCTCCAGCTCGCCCGGGCTTTCCAACCCGTACTCGTCTCCGACCTACTCGAGTCCCTCCACAGATGTTTATGATCAGTGGAACAACAACCTCGTGtacggcaacggcaacagcGCACACATGATGGGcgccaacggcaacaacggGTACATGATGGGCTCGAGCGCGACCTATCCCAGCCACATGATGGGTAGATGA